In Thunnus maccoyii chromosome 11, fThuMac1.1, whole genome shotgun sequence, one genomic interval encodes:
- the LOC121907632 gene encoding high choriolytic enzyme 1, with the protein MHSTVMLLCVLFGLLTQAYALPVKNSTGVHEGKVRLRRKYSDEITDHDEMNAMDQILEVNSRLRAPRGLSFRDGDIASSYVRSAISCPGSACLWPKSVDGFVYVPYIVSPLYDDMDRITIETGMQDISSGTCIKFVPRTHETSFLDIQPRYGCWSFLGQTGGSQTLSLQTPGCMWSGVASHEFMHALGFVHEQSRSDRDHYVTIVWKNIMPDYISNFRKQVTNNLNSPYDYSSVMHYGRYAFSEDGGPTIIPKPDPYIPIGQRDGPSALDLHKINVLYNCGANE; encoded by the exons ATGCATTCTACCGTGatgcttctgtgtgttttgtttggcttGCTGACCCAGGCGTACGCTCTACCTGTTAAG AATTCAACTGGAGTACATGAGGGGAAAGTGAGGTTGAGAAGGAAATACTCAG ATGAAATTACAGATCATGATGAAATGAATGCAATGGACCAAATCCTGGAAGTCAATAGCA gACTGCGAGCCCCCCGAGGACTGTCATTCAGAGATGGCGATATTGCCAGCTCGTATGTACGGAGTGCTATATCCTGCCCTGGCAGTGCCTGTCTGTGGCCTAAATCAGTTGACGGATTTGTTTATGTTCCCTACATCGTCTCTCCACTATATG ACGACATGGACAGAATCACCATAGAAACTGGGATGCAAGACATTTCCTCGGGAACATGCATTAAATTTGTTCCACGCACCCATGAGACCAGCTTCCTCGATATTCAGCCTAGATATGG CTGCTGGTCATTCCTTGGGCAGACTGGAGGAAGCCAGACCCTGTCACTGCAGACTCCTGGGTGCATGTGGTCAGGAGTGGCTTCCCATGAGTTCATGCACGCTCTCGGCTTCGTACATGAACAGTCCCGCTCAGATCGAGACCACTACGTCACAATTGTATGGAAAAACATCATGCCAG ACTATATAAGTAACTTCAGAAAACAGGTGACAAACAATCTCAACAGCCCATATGACTACAGCTCTGTCATGCATTATGGAAG GTATGCCTTCTCTGAAGACGGTGGACCAACAATAATCCCCAAACCAGATCCCTACATTCCCATTGGCCAACGAGATGGACCCAGCGCTCTAGAtcttcataaaataaatgtccTATATAACTGCG GTGCCAACGAGTAA
- the LOC121907633 gene encoding hatching enzyme 1.2 isoform X1, which translates to MERIILICMVSTCLSVVHAQKFFFNPKWGPRGYKEHEEHGDGTAMDEIIKANEFQASRIIDGTTSLREGDIAVSSGRRSKVCFARTCLWSKSVDGHVYIAYRMSPEYSEMETKMIKKGMENIEKDTCVRFVPRTHQRDYIDIQQKSGCWSYLGSRGGRQTVSLQSPSCFRIGVISHEFMHALGFVHEQSRFDRDNYVTIMWPNIWRDRLRNFEKFKTDNLNLPYDYGSILHFGMYAYSQDGEPTIVPKNSKDIKLGQASSLSHIDKLKINRLYKCGDKDEY; encoded by the exons ATGGAGCGGATTATCCTCATATGCATGGTATCCACCTGCCTCTCCGTCGTACATGCTCAG AAGTTTTTTTTCAACCCAAAATGGGGCCCCAGAGGCTATAAAG AGCATGAAGAGCATGGAGATGGGACGGCAATGGATGAAATTATTAAAGCTAATGAGTTCCAAG CCTCACGAATCATAGACGGCACTACCAGTCTCAGAGAGGGAGACATCGCCGTGTCTTCTGGAAGGCGCTCCAAAGTCTGCTTTGCACGCACCTGCCTCTGGTCTAAGTCTGTGGATGGACATGTCTACATTGCATACAGAATGTCACCtgaatact CTGAGATGGAGACAAAGATGATAAAGAAAGGAATGGAGAACATAGAGAAAGATACCTGTGTGCGGTTTGTTCCCCGGACTCACCAGCGAGACTACATCGACATCCAGCAAAAGTCCGG GTGTTGGTCCTACCTTGGTTCACGTGGTGGAAGACAGACTGTGTCTCTCCAGAGCCCCAGCTGCTTCAGAATTGGAGTGATTTCCCACGAGTTCATGCATGCCCTGGGCTTTGTGCATGAGCAGTCGCGCTTCGACCGGGACAACTATGTCACCATCATGTGGCCAAACATTTGGAGGG ATCGCTTGAGGAACTTTGAGAAATTCAAGACCGACAATTTGAACCTACCATATGACTATGGCTCAATCCTGCACTTTGGGAT GTATGCCTACTCTCAGGATGGGGAGCCAACCATCGTTCCTAAGAACAGCAAAGACATAAAGTTGGGCCAAGCATCGTCTCTCAGCCACATTGATAAGCTGAAAATCAACAGGCTTTATAAGTGTG gTGACAAAGACGAGTACTGA
- the LOC121907633 gene encoding hatching enzyme 1.2 isoform X2 encodes MERIILICMVSTCLSVVHAQKFFFNPKWGPRGYKEHEEHGDGTAMDEIIKANEFQASRIIDGTTSLREGDIAVSSGRRSKVCFARTCLWSKSVDGHVYIAYRMSPEYSEMETKMIKKGMENIEKDTCVRFVPRTHQRDYIDIQQKSGCWSYLGSRGGRQTVSLQSPSCFRIGVISHEFMHALGFVHEQSRFDRDNYVTIMWPNIWRDRLRNFEKFKTDNLNLPYDYGSILHFGMYAYSQDGEPTIVPKNSKDIKLGQASSLSHIDKLKINRLYKCGWYQIS; translated from the exons ATGGAGCGGATTATCCTCATATGCATGGTATCCACCTGCCTCTCCGTCGTACATGCTCAG AAGTTTTTTTTCAACCCAAAATGGGGCCCCAGAGGCTATAAAG AGCATGAAGAGCATGGAGATGGGACGGCAATGGATGAAATTATTAAAGCTAATGAGTTCCAAG CCTCACGAATCATAGACGGCACTACCAGTCTCAGAGAGGGAGACATCGCCGTGTCTTCTGGAAGGCGCTCCAAAGTCTGCTTTGCACGCACCTGCCTCTGGTCTAAGTCTGTGGATGGACATGTCTACATTGCATACAGAATGTCACCtgaatact CTGAGATGGAGACAAAGATGATAAAGAAAGGAATGGAGAACATAGAGAAAGATACCTGTGTGCGGTTTGTTCCCCGGACTCACCAGCGAGACTACATCGACATCCAGCAAAAGTCCGG GTGTTGGTCCTACCTTGGTTCACGTGGTGGAAGACAGACTGTGTCTCTCCAGAGCCCCAGCTGCTTCAGAATTGGAGTGATTTCCCACGAGTTCATGCATGCCCTGGGCTTTGTGCATGAGCAGTCGCGCTTCGACCGGGACAACTATGTCACCATCATGTGGCCAAACATTTGGAGGG ATCGCTTGAGGAACTTTGAGAAATTCAAGACCGACAATTTGAACCTACCATATGACTATGGCTCAATCCTGCACTTTGGGAT GTATGCCTACTCTCAGGATGGGGAGCCAACCATCGTTCCTAAGAACAGCAAAGACATAAAGTTGGGCCAAGCATCGTCTCTCAGCCACATTGATAAGCTGAAAATCAACAGGCTTTATAAGTGTGGTTGGTACCAAATATCCTGa